In the Deltaproteobacteria bacterium genome, CGAGCATGCCGCGCACGCTGACGTGGTGCTGGCCGCCGGGTGTGTCAATGTTGAACGAGTCGCCGAGCTTGATGCCGCGGCGATCGGCAAATGCGTGCGGGATGACGATGGCATCGGCGAGAAAGAGCTTCGGGTCATCGAGCCCGCGCTCCTCGTCGCTGAGCTCGTAGACCGCCGCAGCCTTCTTGTTGGCGATGTCCATCCCCTGCACGGTGAGCAGCTCGCCACTGCCGTCCGCCATGAACGCGGTGCTGCTGACGACCGGCACGACGAGTTCGACACCCGGAACCGCGGCGATGGTCTTGGCGACGTCTTCCGCGAACAGCGCGCCCTCACCTGCACTCACTTGCAAAGCGGCGCGTCCGGCCACGGTATCGATGATCTCGACGAACGCGCGCAAGGTCTCGCGGCCGGCCAAGTCGTCGGCCGTGACCTGCGCGACGCCACACGCAAGGGCGAGGACCGTCAGAGTCAGCCGTGCATAGCTGCCGCGCAAGAAACGACGCGGCATGCGAAAGAAACGCCCAAACACGCTCGCAGTCCTTTACAGGTTCGATTGTAGATTCGATCAGTCGGCGCCGGGATGTACCAAGTAGTCCTCGGTGAAGACCTGGGCCGGGATTTCGCTGCCAACACTCCGCTTGGTCACCAGCAACAGCGTGCACTCGTTGAGCTGCACGTCGCGCATCTCGGCCAAATCCGCGCGGCGGACGCCTGGGGCTACTTCATTGACCTCGGTGTTGCGCAACACTTTCCACAACTTTCCGGCGGCGTCGTAGAACTCCACTTTGAGCGGAAAGAGCCACTCCTTGTCGATCCAGACCTTCCGGCTGCCGTAGGCGCTCTCAGTGTCCGCCTTCGGTGTGGCAACAACCATGTCCGCGGTGCGACCGTCAACCGGCTCGGTGCCAACGGTCTTGTAGACGAACCGATCGGTCCGTTCGCCGGCCAACTCGCGCACGTCTTCGTAGAGCAGATCCGTGCCCGCCAGCCGTTGTTTGCTGCTGACCGGGACGCGCCGCACAGCGCGGTAGCCGGGCATGAACAGCCACATGTCGTCGGGAGTGTTGTCGGTCTGGCGCCAGACCAGAAAGCCGAGGCCGGCGTCATCGGCAGGCAGCGAGAACAGTAGATGGATCTTGTCGTGGTGGTCAGGGGCGTACAACACGTGCCGGACGGCGCGCTTGTGAATCACCCCGGCGCGGGCATCCCGAACCATGGCGTCGGTCTCGGCGCGCGAGAAACCGGCGGCCTGCGGCGCGCTGACGATGAGGATCTCGCTTTCCTCTCGCTCGGTCTTCACACTGCGATAACGCGCCCAGGTGTCGGTGACCAGCGCCAAGCCGTCCGACTCGGCGTGCACAACGGAGCTGGCGCACGACCAGACGGCGACGAATGCTAGCAGCAGATGGCGGAGACGGACCATGGGAATCAATCGGAAGAGCAACTAGGCGCAGCCACGTAGCAAAGGCCGTCGGCGAATACAAACAATGTGACGGTGAGAGAGCGGTCAATTTGAAGTCCCCACCTCGGGGCTCCGCACAAAAAATGGAGCGGCCTCCCCACTCGTCATTCCTGCGAACTTAGGGAATCCATGGTCACGCCCCACGCCCCGTCTCGATGCGGCTTTCGCCGGTATGACGGACCCATTGCTGCGGGCGTTTTGCAGAGCCGCGTGCGGGTGTTCTCTTTTCCCGACGTTTGTGAAAGCAAATTGCCATGAAGAACCTTCTGGTGGCCAACCGCGGCGAGATTGCGGTGCGCATCATGCACGCTGCGGCGGAGCTCGGTGTCCGTACGGTCGCGATTTTCTCGGAGGACGACGCACGCTCGCTGCACGCGCAGCGAGCCGACGAAGCGCGTCCGTTGAGCGGCGTCGGTGTCGCCGCCTATCTCGACGGTGAACAAATCCTTGCCATCGCCCAGCAGTGCGGCTGCGACGCGATCCACCCGGGGTATGGTTTTCTGAGTGAGAACGCCGCATTCGCGCGACGGGCGGCGTCGGTGGGAATCACGTTCGTCGGGCCGCGTCCGGAGACGCTGGAGATCTTCGGCGACAAGACGCAAGCGCGGGCGCTGGCCGAGCGCTGCGGAGTTCCCGTATTGCGCGGCACAGCGGGCGCGGTCACGCGCGACGAAGCGAAGCGGTTTCTCGCGTCGCTGGGCGCGGGGGGCGCGATGATGATCAAGGCGGTCGCCGGTGGCGGCGGCCGTGGCATGCGGGTGGTGCGAAGCGGCGAAGAAGTCGACAATGCATACACCCGCTGCCAATCGGAAGCGCGCCAGGCATTCGGCAACGGCGATGTCTACGTCGAGCGGTTCATGCCGAGTACGCGCCACATTGAGGTGCAGATTGTCGGCGATGGTTCCGGCACGATCAGCCACTTGGGCGAACGCGACTGCAGCATTCAGCGGCGGCACCAAAAGCTCGTCGAAATCGCGCCGTGCCCGAGCCTGTCGCTCGATTTGCGCGCACGCCTCACCGCCGACGCCGTGCGCATGGCCGCATCGGTGAGTTACCTCAACGCCGGCACGTTCGAGTTCCTCGTCGATGCCGGCGCGCCGGACACCTCGGCATACGCCTTCATCGAGGCCAACCCGCGATTGCAGGTCGAACACACAGTGACCGAAGAAGTATTCGGCCTCGACCTCGTTCGCATGCAGTTGCAGATCGCCGCCGGCCAGTCGCTTGTCGAACTCGGTCTCCGCCAATCGGACATTCCCGCGCCGCGCGGCTTCGCGGTGCAAGTGCGCATCAACACCGAGACGTTCACGACCGACGGCGTCTCGCGGCCGGCGAGCGGGACGTTGGTGGAGTTCGAGTTGCCGTCGGGTCACGGCGTCCGCACCGACACCTGCGGCTACGTTGGCTATCAAACCAATCCCAACTTCGACTCGCTGCTCGCTAAGTTGATCGGGCACTCGACCTCGCCGCACTTTGCCGACACCGTTACGCGCACTGCCCGCGCGCTCGGTGAGCTGCGTATCGAGGGCGTCCGTACCAACATCTCATTCTTGCAACGGCTGCTGGCGCACCCTGACTTCGTCGCCAACCGCATTCATACGCGATTCGTCGAAGACCAGATCGCCGAACTGGCGGCGAGCGAGGAAGATGGAGGGCGCCGCTCCATCGGCGCCGCACTCACCGGTGCCAAAGTCGACGCAAACGATCCACTCGCGGTTCTCGCATACGGAAAGACTCCAGGTTCAGCGAGTGGCGCCACATCATCAGGTCCCCTCTCCCGGAGGGGAGAGGCCTGCCCTGAGCCGGGTCGAAGGGGACAGGGTGAGGGTGATCTCAGAAAATACGACACGACGGGCCTCGATGACTGCGTGGGAATCCACGCCCCGATGCAGGGCACCATTGTGAGTCTCGAGATCCGCGAAGGCGATGCGGTGCAGCGAGGGCAGGCGCTCCTCATCATGAATGCGATGAAGATGGAGCACGTCGTTCAGGCACCGGCGAGCGGCGTGGTGCGGCGGCTCACCGTCGCGGCAGGCGACACGGTGCCGGAGGGACATCCGTTGGTGTTCATCGAAGCGCGCGAACTCGAAATGGACTCGTCCGTCGTCGAGGGCGCCATCGATCTCGATCACATTCGTCCCGATCTTGCCGAAGTGCGGCAGCGCCATGCGATCACGCTCGACGGAGCGCGCGCCGATGCGGTCGCCCGCCGGCGCAAGACCGGCCAGCGCACGGCGCGCGAGAACATCACTGACCTCTGTGATCCCGAGACGTTCGTCGAGTACGGCGCCTTGCAAGTTGCGGCGCAGCGGCAACGGCGGTCGCTCGAAGATCTAATCGAGCGCACGCCGGCGGATGGACTGGTCGCCGGCGTCGGCCGCGTGAACGGCGATCTCTTCGATGAGGCCAAGACGCAGTGCGCCGTGCTGTCGTACGACTACACCGTGCTGGCCGGCACGCAGGGTTTTCAGAACCACCGCAAGAAGGACCGGATGTTCGAGCTCGCCGAGCGCTTGCGCATTCCGGTGGTGTTCTTCACCGAGGGCGGTGGCGGGCGACCCGGCGACACCGATGCACCCGGCGTGGCGGGCCTCGATTGCATGGCCTTTCATCTCTTCGGAAGACTCAGCGGTCTGGTGCCGCTCGTCGGCATCAATTCGGGCCGATGCTTCGCTGGCAACGCGGCGCTGCTCGGCTGTTGCGACGTGGTGATCGCGACCGCGAACTCCAACATCGGCATGGGCGGCCCGGCGATGATCGAAGGCGGTGGCCTCGGCGTGTTTCGTCCCGATGAAATCGGCCCGATGTCAGTGCAAGTGCCCAACGGTGTCGTCGACATCGCGGTGAAGGACGAAGCGGAGGCAGTGCGTGTGGCGAAGCAGTATCTCTCCTACTTCCAAGGATCGCTGAAGCAATCGGAGTGCGCCGATCAGCGACTTCTCCGCGGCGTCATTCCGGAAAATCGCCTGCGCATCTACGATGTGCGGCAGGTGATCGAGACG is a window encoding:
- a CDS encoding outer membrane lipoprotein-sorting protein; this encodes MVRLRHLLLAFVAVWSCASSVVHAESDGLALVTDTWARYRSVKTEREESEILIVSAPQAAGFSRAETDAMVRDARAGVIHKRAVRHVLYAPDHHDKIHLLFSLPADDAGLGFLVWRQTDNTPDDMWLFMPGYRAVRRVPVSSKQRLAGTDLLYEDVRELAGERTDRFVYKTVGTEPVDGRTADMVVATPKADTESAYGSRKVWIDKEWLFPLKVEFYDAAGKLWKVLRNTEVNEVAPGVRRADLAEMRDVQLNECTLLLVTKRSVGSEIPAQVFTEDYLVHPGAD
- a CDS encoding carbamoyl-phosphate synthase large subunit yields the protein MKNLLVANRGEIAVRIMHAAAELGVRTVAIFSEDDARSLHAQRADEARPLSGVGVAAYLDGEQILAIAQQCGCDAIHPGYGFLSENAAFARRAASVGITFVGPRPETLEIFGDKTQARALAERCGVPVLRGTAGAVTRDEAKRFLASLGAGGAMMIKAVAGGGGRGMRVVRSGEEVDNAYTRCQSEARQAFGNGDVYVERFMPSTRHIEVQIVGDGSGTISHLGERDCSIQRRHQKLVEIAPCPSLSLDLRARLTADAVRMAASVSYLNAGTFEFLVDAGAPDTSAYAFIEANPRLQVEHTVTEEVFGLDLVRMQLQIAAGQSLVELGLRQSDIPAPRGFAVQVRINTETFTTDGVSRPASGTLVEFELPSGHGVRTDTCGYVGYQTNPNFDSLLAKLIGHSTSPHFADTVTRTARALGELRIEGVRTNISFLQRLLAHPDFVANRIHTRFVEDQIAELAASEEDGGRRSIGAALTGAKVDANDPLAVLAYGKTPGSASGATSSGPLSRRGEACPEPGRRGQGEGDLRKYDTTGLDDCVGIHAPMQGTIVSLEIREGDAVQRGQALLIMNAMKMEHVVQAPASGVVRRLTVAAGDTVPEGHPLVFIEARELEMDSSVVEGAIDLDHIRPDLAEVRQRHAITLDGARADAVARRRKTGQRTARENITDLCDPETFVEYGALQVAAQRQRRSLEDLIERTPADGLVAGVGRVNGDLFDEAKTQCAVLSYDYTVLAGTQGFQNHRKKDRMFELAERLRIPVVFFTEGGGGRPGDTDAPGVAGLDCMAFHLFGRLSGLVPLVGINSGRCFAGNAALLGCCDVVIATANSNIGMGGPAMIEGGGLGVFRPDEIGPMSVQVPNGVVDIAVKDEAEAVRVAKQYLSYFQGSLKQSECADQRLLRGVIPENRLRIYDVRQVIETLADTGSMLELRPHFGLGMITALIRIEGRPVGVIANNPKHLSGAIDSPGADKAARFMQLCDAFDIPILSLCDTPGIMVGPEVEKTALVRHACRMFVTGASVSVPFCTIILRKGYGLGAQAMAGGSFKAPLFTVAWPTGEFGGMGLEGAVKLGFRKELAAVEDPEERKQLFDHMVARAYEHGKGLNMATHFEIDDVIDPAESRRWVTNALRSAPARERWTRKKRPCVDTW